A genomic segment from Nicotiana tabacum cultivar K326 chromosome 9, ASM71507v2, whole genome shotgun sequence encodes:
- the LOC107811383 gene encoding endoglucanase 25: MYGRDPWGGALEINATDSATDDDRSRNLQDFDRAALSRNLDETQQSWLLGPTEKKKKKYVDLGCIIVSRKVFKWTLGCIIAAALIAGFVTLIVKTLPKHRHRSPPPDNYTLALRKALMFFNAQRSGKLPKHNNVSWRGSSGMQDGKSDDSTMFKNLVGGYYDAGDAIKFNFPQSFALTMLSWSVIEYSAKYEAAGELSHVKDIIKWGTDYLLKTFNSSADTIDRIVAQVGKGDTSGGPDPNDHYCWVRPEDIDYPRPVTECHSCSDLAAEMAAALASASIVFKDNKVYSQKLVHGARTLFKFSREQRGRYSNGNEAAIFYNSTSYWDEFVWGASWLYYATGNTSYLQLATTPGIAKRAGAFWGGPDYGVLSWDNKLTGSQVLLSRLRLFLSPGYPYEDILSTFHNQTSIIMCSFLPYFSSFNRTKGGLIQLNHGRPQPLQYVVNAAFLATLYSDYLAAADTPGWYCGPNFYSTDVLREFAQTQINYILGKNPRKMSYVVGFGNRYPKRVHHRGASIPKNKVKYNCKGGWKWRDSSKNNPNTLVGAMVAGPDKNDGFHDVRTNYNYTEPTLAGNAGLVAALVALSGDKSVGIDKNTIFSAVPPMFPTPPPPPAAWKP, encoded by the exons ATGTACGGGAGGGATCCATGGGGAGGGGCACTGGAGATAAACGCAACAGATTCAGCAACAGATGATGATAGGAGCAGGAATTTACAGGATTTTGACAGGGCAGCTTTGTCAAGGAATCTGGATGAGACACAGCAGAGTTGGCTATTGGGTCCaactgagaagaagaagaagaagtatgTCGATCTTGGTTGTATTATTGTCAGTCGAAAGGTATTCAAATGGACTCTCGGCTGCATTATTGCTGCTGCTCTAATTGCTGGTTTTGTTACTCTCATTGTCAAGACTCTTCCTAAGCACCGACACCGTAGTCCCCCACCCGATAATTACACTTTGGCTCTTCGCAAGGCCCTTATGTTCTTCAATGCCCAACGCT CTGGGAAACTACCTAAGCACAACAATGTATCATGGAGGGGGAGTTCAGGTATGCAAGACGGCAAATCTGATGATTCAACCATGTTTAAGAATTTGGTTGGCGGCTATTATGATGCAGGAGATGCAATAAAGTTTAACTTCCCTCAATCTTTTGCTCTCACTATGTTAAGTTGGAGTGTGATTGAGTATAGTGCAAAATATGAAGCTGCTGGAGAGCTCAGTCATGTCAAAGATATTATTAAGTGGGGTACTGATTACCTCCTCAAAACCTTCAATTCCTCTGCTGATACTATTGATCGCATTGTTGCACAG GTGGGGAAAGGGGATACTTCAGGAGGGCCAGATCCCAATGATCACTATTGTTGGGTGCGTCCAGAAGACATTGATTATCCACGGCCTGTAACAGAATGTCACAGCTGCTCGGATCTTGCTGCCGAGATGGCTGCTGCTCTGGCTTCTGCCTCCATTGTTTTTAAGGACAACAAAGTCTACTCACAGAAGCTCGTCCATGGTGCTAGAACTCTCTTCAAATTTTCCAGGGAACAGCGCGGTAGATACAGTAACGGTAATGAAGCTGCAATATTCTACAATTCGACTAGTTACTGGGATGAGTTTGTGTGGGGTGCGTCCTGGTTGTATTATGCTACAGGAAATACTTCATATCTTCAGCTTGCTACAACTCCTGGTATTGCCAAACGCGCTGGTGCTTTCTGGGGAGGTCCTGACTACGGTGTGCTCAGCTGGGATAACAAGCTCACTGGATCACAA GTGCTTCTGAGCCGTTTGAGATTGTTTTTGAGCCCTGGATATCCTTATGAAGATATTTTAAGTACATTCCATAACCAGACAAGCATAATCATGTGCTCCTTCTTGCCATACTTCTCTTCTTTTAACCGGACAAAAG GAGGGCTGATACAGTTAAACCACGGAAGGCCTCAGCCTCTTCAGTATGTAGTCAATGCTGCCTTCCTTGCTACCTTGTATAGCGACTATCTTGCTGCTGCTGACACCCCTGGATGGTATTGTGGACCCAATTTCTATTCTACCGATGTCCTACGTGAATTTGCACAGACACAG ATTAACTACATCCTTGGCAAGAACCCGAGGAAGATGAGTTATGTTGTGGGCTTCGGCAATCGCTATCCAAAACGTGTCCACCACAGAGGTGCATCAATTCCTAAAAACAAGGTCAAGTATAATTGTAAAGGAGGATGGAAGTGGAGGGATTCATCTAAGAATAATCCGAATACTCTTGTTGGAGCCATGGTTGCTGGACCGGACAAGAATGATGGTTTCCATGATGTTCGTACTAATTACAATTATACTGAGCCAACACTTGCTGGAAATGCTGGTTTAGTTGCAGCCCTTGTAGCTCTATCTGGAGATAAAAGTGTTGGAATTGACAAGAACACAATATTCTCTGCAGTACCACCCATGTTCCCCACTCCACCACCTCCGCCAGCTGCTTGGAAACCATGA